One Pseudomonas sp. HOU2 genomic window carries:
- a CDS encoding LytTR family DNA-binding domain-containing protein, producing MNVLIVDDEPLARERLSRMVSELEGYTVLEPSATNGEEALALIDSHKPDIVLLDIRMPGLDGLQVAARLCERETPPAVVFCTGPDEFAVEALQASAVGYVVKPVRTEHLHDALKRAERPNRAQLSALTRPAAESGNGPRSHISARTRKGIELIPLDQVVYFIADHKYVTLRHESGEVLLDEPLKALEDEFGERFVRIHRNALVARDRIERLQRTPLGHFQLFLKGLNGDALIVSRRHVAGVRKMMQGL from the coding sequence ATGAATGTCCTGATCGTTGATGACGAACCACTGGCTCGCGAGCGCCTAAGCCGAATGGTAAGCGAGCTCGAGGGTTATACAGTCCTGGAGCCCAGCGCCACGAATGGCGAAGAGGCGTTGGCGCTGATCGACAGCCACAAGCCGGATATCGTGCTGCTCGATATCCGCATGCCGGGCCTCGATGGCCTGCAGGTCGCTGCCCGTCTGTGCGAGCGCGAAACGCCACCGGCCGTGGTGTTTTGCACCGGCCCCGATGAATTTGCCGTGGAAGCCCTGCAGGCCAGCGCCGTGGGCTATGTGGTGAAACCCGTGCGAACCGAACATCTGCATGACGCCCTGAAACGGGCTGAACGTCCCAACCGGGCGCAACTCTCGGCCCTGACCCGTCCCGCCGCCGAAAGCGGTAACGGCCCGCGCAGTCATATTAGCGCCCGTACCCGCAAAGGGATCGAGCTGATCCCGCTGGATCAGGTGGTCTATTTCATTGCCGACCACAAGTACGTGACCTTGCGCCATGAAAGCGGCGAAGTGCTGCTGGACGAACCGCTAAAAGCCCTCGAAGATGAATTCGGCGAGCGTTTTGTGCGCATCCACCGCAACGCGCTGGTCGCCCGCGACCGCATCGAGCGTCTGCAACGCACACCGCTGGGGCATTTCCAGCTGTTCCTCAAAGGCCTCAATGGTGATGCGCTGATCGTCAGCCGTCGGCATGTGGCCGGTGTGCGCAAGATGATGCAGGGCCTCTGA
- the hemC gene encoding hydroxymethylbilane synthase gives MSSREIRIATRKSALALWQAEYVKARLEAAHPGLLVTLVPMVSRGDKLLDSPLSKIGGKGLFVKELETALLENEADIAVHSMKDVPMDFPEGLGLFCICEREDPRDAFVSNTYQSLDALPAGAIVGTSSLRRQAQLLTRRPDLEIRFLRGNVNTRLAKLDAGEYDAIILAAAGLIRLGFEDRITSAISVDDSLPAGGQGAVGIECRSADTPIHALLAPLHHADTASRVTAERALNKHLNGGCQVPIACYAVLEGEQLWLRGLVGEPSGGKLLSAEARAPRANAEALGVQVAEALLGQGADDILKAVYGEAGHE, from the coding sequence ATGTCCTCTCGCGAAATCCGCATCGCCACCCGTAAAAGTGCGCTGGCCCTCTGGCAGGCCGAATACGTCAAAGCCCGTCTGGAAGCGGCCCACCCGGGCCTGCTGGTGACGCTGGTGCCCATGGTCAGTCGCGGCGACAAGCTGCTCGATTCGCCACTGTCGAAAATCGGCGGCAAGGGCCTGTTCGTCAAGGAACTGGAAACCGCGCTGCTGGAAAATGAAGCCGACATCGCCGTGCACTCGATGAAAGACGTGCCGATGGACTTCCCCGAAGGCCTTGGTCTGTTCTGCATTTGCGAACGCGAAGACCCGCGTGATGCCTTCGTTTCCAATACCTATCAAAGCCTGGATGCGCTGCCTGCCGGCGCCATCGTTGGCACTTCCAGCCTGCGGCGTCAGGCGCAACTGCTGACCCGTCGTCCTGATCTGGAAATCCGCTTCCTGCGCGGCAACGTCAATACTCGCCTGGCCAAACTCGATGCCGGCGAGTACGACGCGATCATCCTCGCGGCAGCCGGCCTGATCCGTCTCGGTTTCGAAGATCGCATCACCTCAGCCATCAGTGTTGACGACAGTCTGCCGGCCGGTGGCCAGGGCGCTGTCGGCATCGAATGCCGCAGCGCCGACACGCCAATCCACGCCTTGCTCGCACCGTTGCACCACGCCGACACTGCTTCGCGCGTGACCGCTGAACGTGCCCTCAACAAACACCTGAATGGTGGCTGCCAGGTGCCGATCGCCTGCTACGCCGTGCTTGAGGGTGAGCAGTTATGGTTGCGTGGTCTGGTGGGCGAGCCGAGCGGTGGCAAGCTGCTCAGCGCCGAAGCGCGTGCGCCGCGTGCCAATGCCGAAGCGTTGGGCGTGCAGGTCGCTGAAGCCTTGCTCGGTCAGGGTGCCGACGACATTCTCAAAGCGGTGTATGGCGAGGCAGGTCACGAGTGA